The Citrifermentans bemidjiense Bem genome window below encodes:
- a CDS encoding inositol monophosphatase family protein, producing MPVEIDIRKVLDTATTAAREAGALQKERLWSEHTLSYKGEVDLVTEVDRACEELIVNRISGVFPGHSFLAEENQYPEGDPGLRWIVDPLDGTTNYAHGFPWFCVSIAFEKEGEILAGVVYHCMMDELFSAAKGEGAFLNGRRILVSQRAPLRQSLIATGFPYDIARDNENNFENFIELQLAARGVRRAGAAALDLACVAAGRLDGYWECKLKPWDVAAGTLLVQEAGGKVTNHAGAPYSVYDHRILASNGAIHKEMLSILGRGAAR from the coding sequence ATGCCGGTTGAGATAGACATAAGGAAGGTGCTGGATACCGCTACAACAGCCGCTCGCGAGGCCGGTGCCCTGCAGAAGGAGCGGCTTTGGAGCGAGCACACCCTCTCCTACAAGGGGGAGGTGGACCTGGTGACCGAGGTGGACCGCGCCTGCGAGGAACTGATCGTGAACCGGATCAGTGGGGTGTTCCCCGGCCACAGCTTCTTAGCCGAGGAGAATCAGTACCCGGAGGGGGACCCGGGGCTCCGCTGGATCGTCGACCCGCTGGACGGCACCACCAACTACGCCCACGGCTTCCCCTGGTTTTGCGTCTCCATCGCCTTCGAGAAAGAGGGGGAGATCCTGGCGGGGGTGGTCTACCACTGCATGATGGACGAGCTCTTCAGCGCGGCGAAGGGGGAGGGGGCGTTTTTGAACGGCCGCAGGATATTGGTTTCGCAGCGCGCGCCGCTTAGGCAGTCGCTGATCGCCACCGGTTTTCCCTACGACATCGCCCGCGACAACGAGAACAACTTCGAAAACTTCATCGAATTGCAACTGGCCGCGCGCGGTGTGCGTCGCGCCGGTGCTGCGGCGCTGGACCTCGCTTGTGTAGCGGCCGGGAGGCTCGACGGCTACTGGGAGTGCAAGCTGAAACCCTGGGATGTTGCCGCCGGGACCCTGCTGGTGCAGGAGGCGGGGGGGAAGGTGACGAACCATGCAGGCGCTCCCTACTCGGTCTACGACCACCGCATCCTCGCCTCCAACGGCGCGATACACAAGGAGATGCTCTCGATACTGGGGCGGGGGGCGGCGCGATAG
- a CDS encoding universal stress protein gives MLNLRKKILVAIDGSPLSDKAAEEAVRMAAGNPSQFKSKVYGLLVLPNAPRNTFTDFVPARPITEQAQWAELKERIFYVVEKNAGELDVQLETAVVYGDPAEELLRFAQKEEIDVIVIGSTGKGFLKRKLLGSVSHKVVKDAKCSVYVVRG, from the coding sequence ATGCTCAACCTGCGCAAGAAGATCCTGGTCGCCATCGACGGCTCGCCCCTCTCCGACAAGGCGGCGGAAGAGGCGGTGCGCATGGCCGCCGGGAACCCCAGCCAGTTCAAGAGCAAGGTCTACGGCCTTTTGGTCCTCCCAAACGCCCCGCGCAACACCTTCACCGACTTCGTCCCGGCGCGCCCCATCACGGAGCAGGCCCAATGGGCCGAACTCAAGGAGCGGATCTTCTACGTGGTGGAAAAAAATGCCGGAGAGCTCGACGTGCAGTTGGAGACGGCTGTGGTCTACGGCGACCCGGCCGAGGAACTGCTTAGATTTGCCCAGAAGGAGGAGATCGACGTCATCGTGATCGGCTCGACGGGGAAGGGATTCTTGAAAAGGAAGCTTCTTGGGAGCGTCTCCCATAAGGTGGTGAAGGACGCCAAGTGCTCGGTCTACGTGGTCAGGGGGTAG